GAGGACGGTGCCGTCGAGGTAGGGGTCGAACTTCTTGTCGACGGCCAGCTTGATGCCGTGCTGCTCGGCGACGCGGTCGCGCTCGCTGGTGTCCGTGTCGAAGTTCAGGCTATACGAGAAGCCGCTGCAGCCGCCGCCCTGGACGCCGATGCGGAGGACCGTCCCCTCGGGGAGGCTCTGGTCGGTGATGATCTTCTTGACTTCGTCGGCCGCCTTCTCGGTCAGCGTCACGCCCATCTCACGATCTCCTTGTTCGGTGTCTCGCTCGGAACGGCAGGGAATCCACCCAGGGGCGGCAGGCTCCCGCACGTCGAATCATACCACGACGTCAACATCAATCGTGTTCGCGGATTTTCGAGGAAGGCCCGGCAGACCAGGCGGCGCTGTGGACTCGGAGCGTCGACACGGCCTTCGCGACGACCTCGATCGCATATTCCACGTCCGCGGCCGAATTGAACCGGCCGACCCCGAATCGCAAGCTGGCCCGTGCGGAATCCTCATCGCGGCCCATCGCACGGAGGACGTGGCTGGGCTCGGGTTCGGCCGAGGTGCATGCGGCTCCCGAGCTGACGGCGACGTCGCGCATCGCCATCATGAGCGCCTCGCCGTCGACGTAGGCGAAGCTCAGGTTGAGGTTTCCGTCGAGTCGGGCCGTCGGGTGGCCGTTGAGCCGCACGTCCGACGTACGCTCGCGAATGCCCGCCTCCAGGCGATCGCGTAGGGTCCGGATCCGGGGCAGGTCCACCGCCCGCTCGGCGATCGCCAGGGCGGCCGCCTCCCCCAGGCCCACGATGAGGGGGACGGCCGGCGTGCCGCTCCGCAGCCCTCGTTCGTGACCGCCGCCGTCGAACAGGGGCTTGAGCCTCACCTGGGGATCCCGCCGTCGTACGTAGAGAGCGCCGATTCCTTTCGGGCCGTAAATTTTATGCCCCGAGAGACTGAGCAGGTCGATGTGGTCGGCTTGCACGTCCAGGTCGAGCTTGCCGACCGCCTGGGTGGCGTCGGTGTGGAAGACCACCCCGCGCTCGTGGCAGAGAGCGCCGATCTCCCGGATCGGATTAATCGTGCCCACCTCATTGTTCGCCGTCATGACCGAGACCAGGACCGTCTCGGGCCGGATCGCTTCGCGGACGGCGTCGGCCTCGACCAGGCCGTTTTCGTCGCAGGTGACGATCGAGACGTTCCAGCCCCCTTCGCGACCGAGTCGTTCAACGACGTCCAGCACCGACTTGTGCTCGACGGCGGTCGTCACGACGTGGTCGCCGCGGCGCTTCAGGAGCGGCAGGGCCCCCTTGATCGCCAGGTTGTTCGCCTCGGTCGCCCCGGCCGTGAAGACGATCTCCTTGGGATCGGCCCCGATGGCCTCGGCGACCCGGCCGCGGGCGTGATCGACGGCCTCGGCGGCGTCCCAGCCGAATCGGTGCGAGACGCTGGCTGCGTTGCCGTAGATCTCGGTGAAATACGGCATCATCGCCGCGACGACGCGAGGGTCGGGCTTCGTCGTCGAGTGGTTGTCGAGATAGACGGCCTGCCTGGTCACCGGGGACGGACCTCACGAGGCGGGTTTTTCACACCTTATACTGCACAATTGATCTTAGCCGCGGGGCCTGCGGCGATCAAGTCGCGGGGGCTGGTCCATCGTCAATGCGGCAACTCCGGGTTGCGGCGATGCGAGTCCCGCTGTACAACGCCGATTGCCGCGACGCGCGAGGCGACCGGCGGCGTTCGCGCCGTCCTCGCCGCCCCTCAGGGATGACCAACCATACGCAACGAGCCGGGCACGGCAGGAGGCCGAGGTGGCGTACGACAAGAAGCAAGCGACCGAGGAGTTCGGTCGCTGGAGCGA
The DNA window shown above is from Paludisphaera mucosa and carries:
- a CDS encoding cysteine desulfurase family protein, whose amino-acid sequence is MTRQAVYLDNHSTTKPDPRVVAAMMPYFTEIYGNAASVSHRFGWDAAEAVDHARGRVAEAIGADPKEIVFTAGATEANNLAIKGALPLLKRRGDHVVTTAVEHKSVLDVVERLGREGGWNVSIVTCDENGLVEADAVREAIRPETVLVSVMTANNEVGTINPIREIGALCHERGVVFHTDATQAVGKLDLDVQADHIDLLSLSGHKIYGPKGIGALYVRRRDPQVRLKPLFDGGGHERGLRSGTPAVPLIVGLGEAAALAIAERAVDLPRIRTLRDRLEAGIRERTSDVRLNGHPTARLDGNLNLSFAYVDGEALMMAMRDVAVSSGAACTSAEPEPSHVLRAMGRDEDSARASLRFGVGRFNSAADVEYAIEVVAKAVSTLRVHSAAWSAGPSSKIREHD
- a CDS encoding HesB/IscA family protein; amino-acid sequence: MGVTLTEKAADEVKKIITDQSLPEGTVLRIGVQGGGCSGFSYSLNFDTDTSERDRVAEQHGIKLAVDKKFDPYLDGTVLDFFDGLEKRGFVFNNPNVVKSCGCGSSFQV